In Rosa chinensis cultivar Old Blush chromosome 1, RchiOBHm-V2, whole genome shotgun sequence, a genomic segment contains:
- the LOC112173258 gene encoding uncharacterized protein LOC112173258 — MESSQWVRIWLEILKEVMDAGLGLAGKERTDGRKGEQSKDAQTPGGSMNIAREESEKYIHLLYGQSDNIKDEESEDNESEDQETEDEDPNLAVENGCDGEKLLGQMKTNDAGESYLRMGDCVYVCERL; from the exons ATGGAATCATCCCAATGGGTTCGGATTTGGCTGGAAATATTGAAGGAAGTCATGGACGCGGGTCTGGGTCTGGCCGGAAAGGAAAGGACTGATG GTAGAAAGGGGGAACAATCAAAGGATGCTCAAACACCGGGGG GATCAATGAATATTGCTCGGGAAGAATCTGAAAAGTATATCCATTTGCTGTATG GACAAAGCGATAATATCAAGGACGAAGAATCTGAGGACAATGAATCTGAGGACCAGGAAACTGAGGACGAGGATCCGAATCTGGCTGTTGAGAACGGCTGCGATG GTGAAAAATTATTAGGTCAGATGAAAACAAATGATGCTGGAGAGTCTTATCTCCGTATGGGCGACTGTGTTTATGTATGTGAAAGACtctaa
- the LOC112178977 gene encoding zinc finger protein ZAT5 — MSQQVEEEREQPNMEEADHQEEEVIIGCNEQHNNNNTATTTTNNNIIIKGKRTKRLRPQSPIPFAIPTNSSTADGGGQGGGGGECNNTTNSSPTTSTEFQDSTEEEEDMANCLILLAQGQSRGPSSSPKLPQAHNDHNATTTTSRRFLEATPLAAAVGPAKMEGPAAAAGGYYVYECKTCNRTFPSFQALGGHRASHKKPKAAINVDDKKQFGIGLLPSDEEDTQLFKNMNMNNNTASSSPLSLHLSNRGLVLSTNNNKSKVHECSICGAEFTSGQALGGHMRRHRAPVGGPATLALTAPPPTVPLALEAPQPQQNQHQQQPLKKQRSMLSLDLDLNLPAPEDDHHHRDQSKFLFAPKQQQQQQPQQPPQQQQQERLRILVDCHY, encoded by the coding sequence ATGTCTCAACAGGTAGAGGAGGAGAGGGAACAGCCAAACATGGAAGAAGCCGATCATCAAGAGGAAGAAGTCATCATAGGCTGCAACGAacaacacaacaacaacaacaccgccaccaccaccaccaacaacaaCATTATCATCAAGGGCAAGCGCACAAAGCGCCTTAGGCCTCAATCCCCCATCCCTTTCGCCATCCCCACGAACTCGTCCACCGCGGATGGCGGTGGCCAAGGTGGCGGTGGTGGTGAGTGTAACAACACCACCAACTCGTCTCCCACCACCTCCACGGAGTTCCAGGATAGCACCGAGGAAGAGGAGGACATGGCGAATTGTTTGATCCTCTTGGCACAAGGCCAATCCCGGGGTCCTTCTTCGTCCCCCAAGCTGCCCCAAGCCCATAACGATCACAACGCAACCACAACAACAAGTCGGAGATTCCTGGAAGCAACACCCCTCGCCGCTGCTGTGGGGCCAGCCAAGATGGAGGGGCCGGCTGCCGCAGCTGGCGGGTATTATGTGTATGAATGCAAGACATGTAACCGGACTTTCCCTTCTTTCCAAGCATTGGGTGGTCACCGGGCGAGTCACAAGAAGCCAAAAGCAGCGATAAATGTGGATGACAAGAAGCAGTTTGGAATTGGGCTGTTACCATCGGATGAAGAAGACACACAATTATTCAAGAACATGAACATGAACAACAACACGGCCTCCTCATCCCCACTTTCTCTTCATTTGAGTAACAGGGGGTTGGTCTTGAGTACCAACAACAACAAGTCTAAGGTACATGAGTGCTCCATTTGCGGGGCGGAGTTCACCTCCGGTCAGGCCTTGGGAGGCCACATGAGGCGCCACCGGGCGCCCGTTGGAGGACCAGCTACCCTGGCGTTGACAGCTCCTCCTCCAACAGTTCCTTTAGCCTTGGAAGCTCCGCAACCACAACAAAACCAACACCAACAACAGCCCTTAAAGAAGCAAAGAAGCATGTTGTCTTTGGATTTGGATCTCAACCTTCCAGCACCCGAAGACGATCATCATCATCGAGATCAATCCAAATTTCTGTTTGCACCcaaacaacagcagcagcaacaaccgCAGCAGCCTCCGCAGCAACAGCAACAAGAAAGGTTAAGAATTTTGGTGGATTGTCATTACTAA
- the LOC112182259 gene encoding pullulanase 1, chloroplastic isoform X2 — MPLCTCSPLLPPPPPTVDSHSLPHRRAYSSSSIRRRFTSQAKPIFSFPPNSAKFSTTPLLQCSSSLPMTAEQDSSSTSQPQVQGSLLKSRAFWVSESIIAWNVDAGNDSCYLFASGTAALSLTGDGVLGEDVKVQLQEDRHGLPENVKAKFPHIKDYRAFRVPPDLDVRPLLKAQLAVATFSSDGRCSDATGLQLPGVLDELFSYDGSLGAVYSKEAVSLYLWAPTSQAVSVLIYKEPSGGNPLEVVQLEEVNGIWSTRGPKTWEGCFYVYEVSVYHPSTLQIEKCYANDPYARGLSADGRRTLFINLDSDHIKPEGWDKLVDEKPDIHSSSDISIYELHIRDFSANDQTVLPEFRGGYLAFTSQDSAGISHLKKLSNAGITHVHLLPAYQFAGVDDEKGNWKSVDSKILEKFPPDSSEQQALITAIQNDDGYNWGYNPVLWGVPKGSYASNANGSYRAIEFRKMVQALNRFGLRVVLDVVYNHLHGSGPFDENSVLDKIVPGYYLRRNTDGFIENSTCVNNTASEHFMVERLILDDLLHWAVDFKVDGFRFDLMGHIMKRTMVKAKDALYSLTKDRDGVDGSSIYIYGEGWDFGEVANNGRGVNASQFNICGTGIGSFNDRIRDAILGGSPFGHPLQQGFVTGLLLQPNGYDHGPEVVAERMLAESKDHIQVGMAANLRDFVLTNYEGKEVKGSEVLTYGGTSVAYALDPTETVNYASAHDNETLFDIVSLKTPFEISVEERCRINLLASSIIALSQGIPFFHSGDEMLRSKSLDRDSYNSGDWFNRIDFTYNSNNWGVGIPPKEKNEKSWPLMKPRLAEPSFKPQKSHIHAAVENFSDLLRIRYSSPLFRLRTANAIQVKSNDEIVKRSTHDIGSGCFTVPARTTSVFVEPRGYELLSAAWFTKNVINATIDQ; from the exons ATGCCTTTATGTACTTGTTCTCcgcttcttcctcctcctcctccaacgGTCGACAGTCATTCCCTTCCTCACCGCCGCGCCTATTCTTCATCCTCCATACGCCGTCGTTTCACCTCCCAAGCCAAACCCATTTTCTCCTTCCCGCCAAATTCCGCCAAGTTTTCCACAACACCGCTACTTCAATGCTCGTCCTCATTGCCCATGACTGCCGAACAAGACTCCTCTTCAACCTCACAACCCCAG GTGCAGGGAAGCTTGTTGAAATCAAGGGCATTCTGGGTTAGTGAATCAATCATTGCCTGGAATGTGGATGCTGGAAATGATTCGTGCTACTTATTCGCTAGTGGAACTGCGGCGTTGTCATTAACCGGTGATGGAGTTTTGG GTGAGGATGTAAAAGTTCAGCTTCAAGAGGATAGACATGGGCTACCGGAAAAT GTGAAAGCAAAGTTTCCTCATATCAAAGACTACAGAGCGTTTAGGGTCCCCCCTGATCTGGATGTCAGACCTCTTCTCAAAGCTCAGTTGGCAGTTGCTACTTTCAGTT CTGATGGAAGGTGCAGCGATGCTACTGGTCTGCAGTTACCGGGTGTCCTAGATGAATTGTTCTCGTATGATGGTTCCCTTGGTGCAGTGTATTCAAAAGAAGCTGTGTCCCTTTACCTTTGGGCACCTACTTCTCAG GCAGTATCTGTATTGATCTATAAGGAGCCATCGGGTGGAAATCCCTTAGAAGTTGTGCAGCTTGAGGAAGTTAATGGCATTTGGAGTACTAGAGGACCAAAAACTTGGGAAGGATGCTTCTATGTGTATGAAGTGTCCGTATACCACCCTAGCACCTTACAAATTGAAAAGTGCTATGCAAATGATCCATATGCTAGAGG GCTCTCAGCAGATGGTAGGCGGACATTGTTCATCAATCTTGATTCTGATCATATAAAACCAGAAGGATGGGATAAATTGGTAGATGAGAAACCTGATATACATTCTTCTTCGGACATAAGTATTTACGAGTTGCACATAAGAGATTTCAG TGCCAATGACCAGACAGTGCTTCCTGAATTTCGCGGTGGATATCTGGCATTCACTTCGCAG GACTCGGCTGGCATATCTCATTTGAAGAAATTATCAAATGCTGGTATCACTCATGTCCATCTACTGCCAGCCTACCAATTTGCAGGTGTTGATGATGAGAAGGGGAACTGGAAGAGTGTAG ATTCCAAGATTCTTGAAAAGTTTCCTCCAGATTCATCCGAGCAACAAGCTCTAATTACAGCAATCCAAAATGATGATGGGTATAACTGGGG GTACAACCCTGTCCTTTGGGGGGTCCCTAAAGGAAGCTATGCAAGTAATGCAAATGGTTCATACCGGGCAATTGAGTTTAGGAAGATGGTTCAG GCACTTAATCGTTTTGGCCTTCGTGTTGTCTTGGATGTTGTCTACAATCATTTGCATGGAAGTGGGCCATTTGATGAAAATTCAGTTCTTGATAAG ATTGTTCCAGGTTACTACTTGAGAAGAAACACTGATGGTTTTATTGAGAATAGCACATGTGTAAACAACACTGCTAGTGAGCATTTTATGGTAGAGCGTTTAATTCTTGATGATCTTTTGCACTGGGCAGTTGATTTTAAG GTTGATGGATTCCGGTTTGATCTTATGGGTCATATAATGAAAAGAACAATG GTGAAAGCAAAAGATGCGCTTTACAGCCTAACAAAGGATAGGGATGGAGTTGATGGCTCAAGTATCTATAT ATATGGTGAAGGATGGGATTTTGGTGAAGTGGCCAACAATGGGCGTGGAGTAAATGCATCGCAGTTCAATATTTGTGGTACTGGAATTGGGAG TTTTAATGATCGAATACGGGATGCAATACTGGGTGGTTCTCCATTTGGCCATCCTCTTCAGCAAGGATTTGTGACTGGTCTACTATTACAG CCTAATGGTTACGATCATGGCCCCGAAGTTGTTGCAGAACGTATGCTTGCTGAATCAAAGGATCACATTCAG GTTGGTATGGCTGCAAACTTGAGGGACTTTGTGCTAACCAATTATGAAGGGAAAGAG GTAAAAGGATCAGAAGTATTGACATATGGTGGGACAAGTGTAGCATATGCTTTGGACCCTACTGAAACT GTTAATTATGCTTCAGCTCATGACAACGAAACTCTTTTTGACATCGTGAGTCTGAAG ACTCCATTTGAAATTTCTGTAGAAGAGAGATGCAGGATAAATCTCTTGGCGTCAAGCATAATAGCACTATCACAG GGAATTCCATTTTTCCACTCCGGTGATGAGATGCTCCGGTCCAAATCACTTGATCGCGACTCATACAATTCTGGTGATTGGTTCAACAG GATTGACTTCACTTATAATTCCAACAATTGGGGTGTTGGCATTCCTCCaaaggagaaaaatgaaaagagctGGCCACT AATGAAACCAAGATTAGCAGAGCCATCCTTTAAGCCTCAGAAGAGTCACATCCATGCTGCTGTGGAGAATTTTTCAGATTTGTTACGTATTAGGTACTCTTCACCACTTTTCCGTCTGAGGACAGCAAATGCTATTCAG GTTAAGTCCAATGATGAAATAGTGAAGAGATCTACTCATGACATAGGCTCGGGATGCTTTACTGTGCCCGCAAGGACGACATCTGTGTTTGTCGAGCCTCGGGGGTATGAGTTGCTCTCTGCTGCATGGTTCACTAAGAATGTTATAAATGCGACAATTGACCAGTGA
- the LOC112182259 gene encoding pullulanase 1, chloroplastic isoform X1 produces the protein MPLCTCSPLLPPPPPTVDSHSLPHRRAYSSSSIRRRFTSQAKPIFSFPPNSAKFSTTPLLQCSSSLPMTAEQDSSSTSQPQVQGSLLKSRAFWVSESIIAWNVDAGNDSCYLFASGTAALSLTGDGVLGEDVKVQLQEDRHGLPENVKAKFPHIKDYRAFRVPPDLDVRPLLKAQLAVATFSSDGRCSDATGLQLPGVLDELFSYDGSLGAVYSKEAVSLYLWAPTSQAVSVLIYKEPSGGNPLEVVQLEEVNGIWSTRGPKTWEGCFYVYEVSVYHPSTLQIEKCYANDPYARGLSADGRRTLFINLDSDHIKPEGWDKLVDEKPDIHSSSDISIYELHIRDFSANDQTVLPEFRGGYLAFTSQDSAGISHLKKLSNAGITHVHLLPAYQFAGVDDEKGNWKSVDSKILEKFPPDSSEQQALITAIQNDDGYNWGYNPVLWGVPKGSYASNANGSYRAIEFRKMVQALNRFGLRVVLDVVYNHLHGSGPFDENSVLDKIVPGYYLRRNTDGFIENSTCVNNTASEHFMVERLILDDLLHWAVDFKVDGFRFDLMGHIMKRTMVKAKDALYSLTKDRDGVDGSSIYIYGEGWDFGEVANNGRGVNASQFNICGTGIGSFNDRIRDAILGGSPFGHPLQQGFVTGLLLQPNGYDHGPEVVAERMLAESKDHIQVGMAANLRDFVLTNYEGKEVKGSEVLTYGGTSVAYALDPTETVNYASAHDNETLFDIVSLKTPFEISVEERCRINLLASSIIALSQGIPFFHSGDEMLRSKSLDRDSYNSGDWFNRIDFTYNSNNWGVGIPPKEKNEKSWPLMKPRLAEPSFKPQKSHIHAAVENFSDLLRIRYSSPLFRLRTANAIQERVRFHNTGPASVPGIIVMSIEDGHEGLPGLSQMDPIYSYIVVIVNARPTEVSFTSSSIRARTLQLHPVQVKSNDEIVKRSTHDIGSGCFTVPARTTSVFVEPRGYELLSAAWFTKNVINATIDQ, from the exons ATGCCTTTATGTACTTGTTCTCcgcttcttcctcctcctcctccaacgGTCGACAGTCATTCCCTTCCTCACCGCCGCGCCTATTCTTCATCCTCCATACGCCGTCGTTTCACCTCCCAAGCCAAACCCATTTTCTCCTTCCCGCCAAATTCCGCCAAGTTTTCCACAACACCGCTACTTCAATGCTCGTCCTCATTGCCCATGACTGCCGAACAAGACTCCTCTTCAACCTCACAACCCCAG GTGCAGGGAAGCTTGTTGAAATCAAGGGCATTCTGGGTTAGTGAATCAATCATTGCCTGGAATGTGGATGCTGGAAATGATTCGTGCTACTTATTCGCTAGTGGAACTGCGGCGTTGTCATTAACCGGTGATGGAGTTTTGG GTGAGGATGTAAAAGTTCAGCTTCAAGAGGATAGACATGGGCTACCGGAAAAT GTGAAAGCAAAGTTTCCTCATATCAAAGACTACAGAGCGTTTAGGGTCCCCCCTGATCTGGATGTCAGACCTCTTCTCAAAGCTCAGTTGGCAGTTGCTACTTTCAGTT CTGATGGAAGGTGCAGCGATGCTACTGGTCTGCAGTTACCGGGTGTCCTAGATGAATTGTTCTCGTATGATGGTTCCCTTGGTGCAGTGTATTCAAAAGAAGCTGTGTCCCTTTACCTTTGGGCACCTACTTCTCAG GCAGTATCTGTATTGATCTATAAGGAGCCATCGGGTGGAAATCCCTTAGAAGTTGTGCAGCTTGAGGAAGTTAATGGCATTTGGAGTACTAGAGGACCAAAAACTTGGGAAGGATGCTTCTATGTGTATGAAGTGTCCGTATACCACCCTAGCACCTTACAAATTGAAAAGTGCTATGCAAATGATCCATATGCTAGAGG GCTCTCAGCAGATGGTAGGCGGACATTGTTCATCAATCTTGATTCTGATCATATAAAACCAGAAGGATGGGATAAATTGGTAGATGAGAAACCTGATATACATTCTTCTTCGGACATAAGTATTTACGAGTTGCACATAAGAGATTTCAG TGCCAATGACCAGACAGTGCTTCCTGAATTTCGCGGTGGATATCTGGCATTCACTTCGCAG GACTCGGCTGGCATATCTCATTTGAAGAAATTATCAAATGCTGGTATCACTCATGTCCATCTACTGCCAGCCTACCAATTTGCAGGTGTTGATGATGAGAAGGGGAACTGGAAGAGTGTAG ATTCCAAGATTCTTGAAAAGTTTCCTCCAGATTCATCCGAGCAACAAGCTCTAATTACAGCAATCCAAAATGATGATGGGTATAACTGGGG GTACAACCCTGTCCTTTGGGGGGTCCCTAAAGGAAGCTATGCAAGTAATGCAAATGGTTCATACCGGGCAATTGAGTTTAGGAAGATGGTTCAG GCACTTAATCGTTTTGGCCTTCGTGTTGTCTTGGATGTTGTCTACAATCATTTGCATGGAAGTGGGCCATTTGATGAAAATTCAGTTCTTGATAAG ATTGTTCCAGGTTACTACTTGAGAAGAAACACTGATGGTTTTATTGAGAATAGCACATGTGTAAACAACACTGCTAGTGAGCATTTTATGGTAGAGCGTTTAATTCTTGATGATCTTTTGCACTGGGCAGTTGATTTTAAG GTTGATGGATTCCGGTTTGATCTTATGGGTCATATAATGAAAAGAACAATG GTGAAAGCAAAAGATGCGCTTTACAGCCTAACAAAGGATAGGGATGGAGTTGATGGCTCAAGTATCTATAT ATATGGTGAAGGATGGGATTTTGGTGAAGTGGCCAACAATGGGCGTGGAGTAAATGCATCGCAGTTCAATATTTGTGGTACTGGAATTGGGAG TTTTAATGATCGAATACGGGATGCAATACTGGGTGGTTCTCCATTTGGCCATCCTCTTCAGCAAGGATTTGTGACTGGTCTACTATTACAG CCTAATGGTTACGATCATGGCCCCGAAGTTGTTGCAGAACGTATGCTTGCTGAATCAAAGGATCACATTCAG GTTGGTATGGCTGCAAACTTGAGGGACTTTGTGCTAACCAATTATGAAGGGAAAGAG GTAAAAGGATCAGAAGTATTGACATATGGTGGGACAAGTGTAGCATATGCTTTGGACCCTACTGAAACT GTTAATTATGCTTCAGCTCATGACAACGAAACTCTTTTTGACATCGTGAGTCTGAAG ACTCCATTTGAAATTTCTGTAGAAGAGAGATGCAGGATAAATCTCTTGGCGTCAAGCATAATAGCACTATCACAG GGAATTCCATTTTTCCACTCCGGTGATGAGATGCTCCGGTCCAAATCACTTGATCGCGACTCATACAATTCTGGTGATTGGTTCAACAG GATTGACTTCACTTATAATTCCAACAATTGGGGTGTTGGCATTCCTCCaaaggagaaaaatgaaaagagctGGCCACT AATGAAACCAAGATTAGCAGAGCCATCCTTTAAGCCTCAGAAGAGTCACATCCATGCTGCTGTGGAGAATTTTTCAGATTTGTTACGTATTAGGTACTCTTCACCACTTTTCCGTCTGAGGACAGCAAATGCTATTCAG GAACGCGTACGTTTCCACAATACTGGGCCTGCATCCGTCCCTGGCATCATAGTAATGAGCATTGAAGATGGTCATGAAGGACTACCAGGGTTATCTCAAATGGATCCAAT CTACTCCTACATTGTGGTTATCGTCAATGCACGCCCAACTGAGGTGTCATTTACAAGTTCTTCTATTCGTGCTAGGACCCTTCAATTACATCCTGTACAG GTTAAGTCCAATGATGAAATAGTGAAGAGATCTACTCATGACATAGGCTCGGGATGCTTTACTGTGCCCGCAAGGACGACATCTGTGTTTGTCGAGCCTCGGGGGTATGAGTTGCTCTCTGCTGCATGGTTCACTAAGAATGTTATAAATGCGACAATTGACCAGTGA
- the LOC112182259 gene encoding pullulanase 1, chloroplastic isoform X3: MPLCTCSPLLPPPPPTVDSHSLPHRRAYSSSSIRRRFTSQAKPIFSFPPNSAKFSTTPLLQCSSSLPMTAEQDSSSTSQPQVQGSLLKSRAFWVSESIIAWNVDAGNDSCYLFASGTAALSLTGDGVLGEDVKVQLQEDRHGLPENVKAKFPHIKDYRAFRVPPDLDVRPLLKAQLAVATFSSDGRCSDATGLQLPGVLDELFSYDGSLGAVYSKEAVSLYLWAPTSQAVSVLIYKEPSGGNPLEVVQLEEVNGIWSTRGPKTWEGCFYVYEVSVYHPSTLQIEKCYANDPYARGLSADGRRTLFINLDSDHIKPEGWDKLVDEKPDIHSSSDISIYELHIRDFSANDQTVLPEFRGGYLAFTSQDSAGISHLKKLSNAGITHVHLLPAYQFAGVDDEKGNWKSVDSKILEKFPPDSSEQQALITAIQNDDGYNWGYNPVLWGVPKGSYASNANGSYRAIEFRKMVQALNRFGLRVVLDVVYNHLHGSGPFDENSVLDKIVPGYYLRRNTDGFIENSTCVNNTASEHFMVERLILDDLLHWAVDFKVDGFRFDLMGHIMKRTMVKAKDALYSLTKDRDGVDGSSIYIYGEGWDFGEVANNGRGVNASQFNICGTGIGSFNDRIRDAILGGSPFGHPLQQGFVTGLLLQPNGYDHGPEVVAERMLAESKDHIQVGMAANLRDFVLTNYEGKEVKGSEVLTYGGTSVAYALDPTETVNYASAHDNETLFDIVSLKTPFEISVEERCRINLLASSIIALSQGIPFFHSGDEMLRSKSLDRDSYNSGDWFNRIDFTYNSNNWGVGIPPKEKNEKSWPL; encoded by the exons ATGCCTTTATGTACTTGTTCTCcgcttcttcctcctcctcctccaacgGTCGACAGTCATTCCCTTCCTCACCGCCGCGCCTATTCTTCATCCTCCATACGCCGTCGTTTCACCTCCCAAGCCAAACCCATTTTCTCCTTCCCGCCAAATTCCGCCAAGTTTTCCACAACACCGCTACTTCAATGCTCGTCCTCATTGCCCATGACTGCCGAACAAGACTCCTCTTCAACCTCACAACCCCAG GTGCAGGGAAGCTTGTTGAAATCAAGGGCATTCTGGGTTAGTGAATCAATCATTGCCTGGAATGTGGATGCTGGAAATGATTCGTGCTACTTATTCGCTAGTGGAACTGCGGCGTTGTCATTAACCGGTGATGGAGTTTTGG GTGAGGATGTAAAAGTTCAGCTTCAAGAGGATAGACATGGGCTACCGGAAAAT GTGAAAGCAAAGTTTCCTCATATCAAAGACTACAGAGCGTTTAGGGTCCCCCCTGATCTGGATGTCAGACCTCTTCTCAAAGCTCAGTTGGCAGTTGCTACTTTCAGTT CTGATGGAAGGTGCAGCGATGCTACTGGTCTGCAGTTACCGGGTGTCCTAGATGAATTGTTCTCGTATGATGGTTCCCTTGGTGCAGTGTATTCAAAAGAAGCTGTGTCCCTTTACCTTTGGGCACCTACTTCTCAG GCAGTATCTGTATTGATCTATAAGGAGCCATCGGGTGGAAATCCCTTAGAAGTTGTGCAGCTTGAGGAAGTTAATGGCATTTGGAGTACTAGAGGACCAAAAACTTGGGAAGGATGCTTCTATGTGTATGAAGTGTCCGTATACCACCCTAGCACCTTACAAATTGAAAAGTGCTATGCAAATGATCCATATGCTAGAGG GCTCTCAGCAGATGGTAGGCGGACATTGTTCATCAATCTTGATTCTGATCATATAAAACCAGAAGGATGGGATAAATTGGTAGATGAGAAACCTGATATACATTCTTCTTCGGACATAAGTATTTACGAGTTGCACATAAGAGATTTCAG TGCCAATGACCAGACAGTGCTTCCTGAATTTCGCGGTGGATATCTGGCATTCACTTCGCAG GACTCGGCTGGCATATCTCATTTGAAGAAATTATCAAATGCTGGTATCACTCATGTCCATCTACTGCCAGCCTACCAATTTGCAGGTGTTGATGATGAGAAGGGGAACTGGAAGAGTGTAG ATTCCAAGATTCTTGAAAAGTTTCCTCCAGATTCATCCGAGCAACAAGCTCTAATTACAGCAATCCAAAATGATGATGGGTATAACTGGGG GTACAACCCTGTCCTTTGGGGGGTCCCTAAAGGAAGCTATGCAAGTAATGCAAATGGTTCATACCGGGCAATTGAGTTTAGGAAGATGGTTCAG GCACTTAATCGTTTTGGCCTTCGTGTTGTCTTGGATGTTGTCTACAATCATTTGCATGGAAGTGGGCCATTTGATGAAAATTCAGTTCTTGATAAG ATTGTTCCAGGTTACTACTTGAGAAGAAACACTGATGGTTTTATTGAGAATAGCACATGTGTAAACAACACTGCTAGTGAGCATTTTATGGTAGAGCGTTTAATTCTTGATGATCTTTTGCACTGGGCAGTTGATTTTAAG GTTGATGGATTCCGGTTTGATCTTATGGGTCATATAATGAAAAGAACAATG GTGAAAGCAAAAGATGCGCTTTACAGCCTAACAAAGGATAGGGATGGAGTTGATGGCTCAAGTATCTATAT ATATGGTGAAGGATGGGATTTTGGTGAAGTGGCCAACAATGGGCGTGGAGTAAATGCATCGCAGTTCAATATTTGTGGTACTGGAATTGGGAG TTTTAATGATCGAATACGGGATGCAATACTGGGTGGTTCTCCATTTGGCCATCCTCTTCAGCAAGGATTTGTGACTGGTCTACTATTACAG CCTAATGGTTACGATCATGGCCCCGAAGTTGTTGCAGAACGTATGCTTGCTGAATCAAAGGATCACATTCAG GTTGGTATGGCTGCAAACTTGAGGGACTTTGTGCTAACCAATTATGAAGGGAAAGAG GTAAAAGGATCAGAAGTATTGACATATGGTGGGACAAGTGTAGCATATGCTTTGGACCCTACTGAAACT GTTAATTATGCTTCAGCTCATGACAACGAAACTCTTTTTGACATCGTGAGTCTGAAG ACTCCATTTGAAATTTCTGTAGAAGAGAGATGCAGGATAAATCTCTTGGCGTCAAGCATAATAGCACTATCACAG GGAATTCCATTTTTCCACTCCGGTGATGAGATGCTCCGGTCCAAATCACTTGATCGCGACTCATACAATTCTGGTGATTGGTTCAACAG GATTGACTTCACTTATAATTCCAACAATTGGGGTGTTGGCATTCCTCCaaaggagaaaaatgaaaagagctGGCCACTGTAA